In Caldisericum sp., a single window of DNA contains:
- a CDS encoding FAD-dependent oxidoreductase has product NRIIFPPVSTNLASTTGEVTDDFIYHYGRRARGGAGIVTVENACIEYPVTMEGRTQPRLDKEEYIAGLSRLTEEIHKYGALAFIELTHQGLFGVHLPVYAPSDVPLRPDGVHPHVLSIDEIESVAEKFARAALVARKSGFDGVEIEAAHGLLVEQFYSPLTNTRTDEFGGSLENRTRFAKLVIDKIKELCGKDFPVSARLGVIEFINGGIKPEDEGYLIAKKFEEYGYIFLHADVGLGDKEKRLEPMGYPQAWRAEFAKVLKDKGVKVPVVAVGVIREPDVAEKLIEDGVSDFVALGRTLIADPDWPIKAMYGQEDSIRKCIGCSECIMSRHVLGTAIRCGVNPNVGKSESYEKLIPALQSKKVVVVGAGPAGLEASRILTLRGHKVVLFDKENKIGGALNLAAIPPNKEKIKWLVDFYKGEVERLKIDVRLGIKVDRELIMSESPDAVVLAIGSDPLIPKVPGIDGPNVFLYKDVLTKEKISGKNVVVGGGGLIGCETALYLAKNGNKVTIVEMLDDVAIGMETLSRKFLIRELRENNVEIMTKSKIMALSENSVKYERSGNVEEINFDVFVIAFGGKPASFEPLDVPTYRVGDAVRVSKIVEAVRDGYAIGVSL; this is encoded by the coding sequence GAACAGAATCATATTCCCCCCAGTGTCTACAAATCTTGCATCTACTACAGGGGAAGTAACGGATGACTTTATCTATCATTATGGAAGACGTGCAAGAGGTGGGGCGGGCATAGTGACTGTTGAAAACGCATGTATTGAGTATCCTGTAACAATGGAAGGAAGGACTCAACCAAGACTTGATAAGGAAGAATATATAGCAGGTTTAAGCAGATTAACCGAGGAAATTCACAAGTATGGAGCCCTTGCTTTTATTGAACTTACTCATCAGGGGCTTTTTGGTGTCCATTTACCTGTCTACGCACCATCGGATGTGCCATTGAGACCTGATGGTGTCCATCCTCATGTGCTTTCAATAGATGAAATTGAATCTGTTGCAGAAAAGTTTGCTCGTGCTGCACTTGTTGCAAGGAAATCTGGTTTTGATGGTGTTGAAATAGAGGCAGCGCATGGTCTTTTGGTAGAGCAATTCTATTCACCACTAACCAATACAAGAACGGATGAATTTGGCGGGTCACTTGAAAACAGAACAAGATTTGCAAAATTAGTAATTGATAAAATAAAAGAGTTGTGCGGGAAAGACTTTCCTGTATCTGCAAGATTGGGAGTTATAGAGTTCATTAATGGTGGTATAAAACCTGAAGACGAAGGTTATCTTATAGCAAAGAAGTTTGAAGAATATGGGTACATCTTTTTGCATGCAGATGTTGGATTGGGTGATAAAGAGAAAAGATTAGAGCCAATGGGTTATCCGCAGGCGTGGCGTGCAGAATTTGCAAAGGTTTTAAAAGATAAAGGTGTAAAAGTGCCTGTTGTTGCAGTTGGTGTGATACGAGAGCCAGATGTAGCAGAAAAATTGATAGAGGATGGTGTTTCGGATTTTGTTGCGCTTGGAAGGACTCTCATTGCTGACCCTGATTGGCCTATAAAGGCAATGTATGGGCAGGAAGATTCTATAAGAAAATGTATTGGATGTTCAGAGTGCATTATGTCAAGACATGTCCTTGGAACGGCAATAAGATGCGGCGTAAATCCAAATGTAGGGAAAAGCGAGTCATATGAGAAACTTATTCCTGCATTACAAAGTAAGAAAGTTGTAGTTGTCGGGGCTGGACCTGCAGGATTGGAGGCTTCGAGAATCCTTACTCTAAGAGGACATAAGGTTGTCCTTTTTGATAAAGAGAATAAAATTGGCGGGGCATTGAATCTTGCAGCAATTCCTCCAAACAAAGAAAAGATAAAATGGCTTGTCGATTTTTATAAAGGCGAAGTCGAAAGACTAAAGATAGATGTTAGGCTCGGCATAAAAGTTGACAGGGAATTGATTATGAGTGAATCTCCTGATGCTGTAGTCCTTGCGATTGGTTCTGACCCACTAATCCCTAAAGTTCCTGGAATTGATGGTCCAAATGTTTTCCTGTATAAGGATGTGTTAACAAAAGAAAAAATTTCAGGAAAGAATGTTGTAGTCGGTGGGGGAGGGCTCATAGGGTGTGAAACTGCATTGTATCTTGCAAAGAATGGTAATAAAGTCACAATAGTTGAAATGCTGGATGATGTAGCAATCGGGATGGAAACATTAAGCAGAAAGTTCCTTATAAGAGAACTTAGAGAAAATAATGTTGAGATTATGACTAAATCTAAGATTATGGCACTATCCGAAAACAGCGTTAAGTATGAGAGATCAGGGAATGTTGAGGAAATTAATTTTGATGTCTTTGTAATTGCCTTTGGAGGAAAGCCTGCATCTTTTGAACCACTTGATGTGCCTACTTATAGAGTTGGCGATGCGGTGAGAGTATCAAAGATAGTTGAGGCAGTAAGAGATGGATATGCAATAGGAGTGAGTTTGTGA
- a CDS encoding arsenic resistance protein, with translation MKKLQEHLNKWLLLYVTGAMILGILIGKPSASWIKANQSMVSSLTTVMVFLIIYPMMINLKLEALAKASKNLKAILLSVIYNFVWAPLFGWLLVKLLLHGDPMLSIGFLLVMVVPCSSMAIGYTGLSDGNIELATIIVALSFVLAIVALPSWMMVFAHNYHIPVPINDMLKSIVTVLIAPMILGYLTRILLIKWLGEKGFKKLQPLFPSLSLIAMYGIVFVIFFSKATMIIDKWQTVLFLLVPNAIFIATSLVLFTWINKKLNLTYEDNMAVVFTSTGKNNGTAIAIATTAFSPMVAIPAATMP, from the coding sequence ATGAAAAAACTTCAAGAACATTTAAACAAATGGCTACTTTTGTATGTAACTGGTGCAATGATTTTGGGTATTTTAATTGGTAAGCCAAGTGCTTCCTGGATCAAAGCTAACCAGTCTATGGTATCGAGCCTTACAACTGTTATGGTTTTCTTGATTATTTATCCGATGATGATTAATCTTAAATTGGAAGCTCTTGCAAAAGCCTCCAAAAACTTAAAAGCAATTTTGCTTTCTGTGATATATAACTTTGTATGGGCACCCCTTTTCGGGTGGTTGCTTGTTAAATTGCTTTTGCACGGGGACCCAATGCTTTCTATAGGCTTTTTACTTGTAATGGTAGTGCCTTGTTCAAGTATGGCAATCGGATACACCGGGCTTTCAGATGGGAATATTGAGCTTGCAACTATAATCGTTGCTTTAAGCTTTGTACTTGCTATTGTTGCCCTGCCTTCTTGGATGATGGTTTTTGCACATAATTATCATATTCCTGTACCAATCAATGATATGTTAAAATCTATTGTAACTGTGTTGATTGCTCCAATGATTCTGGGTTACTTAACTCGTATTTTATTGATTAAATGGCTAGGAGAAAAAGGCTTCAAAAAGCTACAGCCTTTATTTCCCTCGTTGTCTCTAATTGCAATGTATGGAATTGTTTTTGTTATTTTCTTTTCTAAGGCAACGATGATTATCGATAAATGGCAAACCGTCCTATTTTTGCTTGTTCCAAATGCTATATTCATTGCGACTTCTCTTGTTCTATTTACATGGATTAACAAAAAGCTGAATTTAACATATGAAGACAATATGGCTGTTGTTTTTACAAGCACTGGAAAGAATAATGGCACGGCAATTGCTATTGCAACAACGGCATTTTCGCCGATGGTTGCAATCCCTGCGGCAACTATGCC